Proteins encoded within one genomic window of Dyadobacter chenhuakuii:
- a CDS encoding S41 family peptidase, with protein MKIKLFLAILLTSAAVISCKEKNVDPATETETNQWIYDNMKYWYYWNDDMTTKPDYTKDPASFFESLLYKYDATLRPDGDRFSWIQESAEELEASLGGQSKASGMEYKLTYLPTGSQNVIGVVLYVLPDSPAAKAGFKRGDIFNSINDQKLTGSNYSKLLNSQEKLTYTLATLSADGVLTDGTTKREVTPVVLQEDPVFFDTLYNIGTNRIGYVVYHQFIPEPYQADNKQYDKKLDAIFTKFKDANVNALIVDLRYNPGGYVSSATNFASLIAKATASDIFYYKEYNTEVTETNMKKFGETYFYDKFASKSQNIGNQLNDVVFLVSSRSASASELLINGLKPYMNVTLVGGKTVGKNVGSVTLTDSKKKVKWGLQPIVSKSLNKDKKSDYSVGFTPDIAASEGNLLYPYGNPKDPLLGEALFKITGNRIVRQKNARTVQEEEDQEIISTISRKAGGSNMFYDK; from the coding sequence ATGAAAATAAAACTATTTCTGGCCATCCTGCTGACAAGTGCGGCGGTGATTTCTTGCAAAGAAAAAAACGTAGATCCCGCGACTGAAACGGAGACGAATCAGTGGATTTATGATAACATGAAATATTGGTATTACTGGAATGATGACATGACCACCAAACCGGATTATACCAAAGATCCCGCCTCGTTTTTTGAATCATTGCTTTATAAATACGACGCCACGTTGCGGCCCGACGGCGACCGGTTTTCCTGGATACAGGAAAGCGCCGAGGAGCTGGAAGCGTCCCTGGGGGGCCAGTCGAAAGCATCCGGGATGGAATATAAGCTGACTTATTTACCAACAGGCAGCCAGAATGTGATCGGCGTGGTGCTTTATGTGCTGCCCGATTCCCCTGCGGCGAAAGCGGGCTTCAAGAGGGGCGATATTTTTAACAGCATTAACGATCAGAAACTTACGGGCAGCAATTACAGCAAACTACTGAATTCGCAGGAGAAGCTCACTTATACATTGGCAACGCTCTCCGCCGATGGTGTTTTGACGGACGGCACAACCAAGCGTGAAGTCACGCCGGTGGTGTTGCAGGAAGATCCCGTTTTCTTCGACACGCTTTACAACATTGGCACAAACCGGATCGGCTATGTGGTTTACCATCAGTTTATTCCAGAGCCTTACCAAGCCGACAACAAGCAATATGACAAGAAGCTGGATGCTATTTTTACCAAATTCAAAGATGCGAATGTCAATGCGTTGATCGTTGACTTGCGCTATAATCCGGGTGGTTATGTGAGTTCAGCGACCAACTTTGCGAGTCTTATCGCCAAAGCGACGGCCAGCGATATTTTTTATTACAAAGAATACAACACGGAGGTTACGGAGACAAACATGAAGAAATTCGGTGAAACTTATTTCTATGACAAGTTTGCCAGCAAAAGCCAGAACATTGGTAATCAGCTGAATGACGTGGTTTTCCTGGTGTCGTCACGCTCGGCTTCCGCGAGTGAGTTGCTGATCAACGGCTTGAAACCTTATATGAATGTGACGCTCGTTGGCGGGAAAACGGTTGGCAAGAATGTGGGTTCGGTGACGTTGACGGATTCCAAAAAGAAAGTGAAATGGGGCTTGCAGCCTATTGTTTCAAAATCTTTGAATAAGGATAAAAAGTCGGATTACAGCGTCGGTTTTACGCCGGACATTGCGGCGAGCGAGGGCAACCTGCTTTATCCTTACGGGAATCCCAAAGATCCGTTGCTGGGTGAGGCGCTTTTCAAGATCACCGGAAACCGCATTGTCAGACAAAAAAATGCCCGCACAGTGCAGGAGGAAGAGGATCAGGAGATTATATCGACAATAAGCCGGAAAGCAGGCGGCAGCAATATGTTCTATGATAAATAG
- a CDS encoding GlsB/YeaQ/YmgE family stress response membrane protein, which translates to MGIITWIIVGLIAGAIAKAIHPGKDPGGFIVTILIGIAGAVIGGWISSMLGYGTVDGFNIGSLFIAILGAVILLFIYRKFSTRS; encoded by the coding sequence ATGGGAATCATAACATGGATCATCGTCGGCCTCATTGCGGGCGCAATTGCAAAAGCCATTCACCCAGGAAAAGATCCGGGCGGCTTTATCGTCACCATTTTGATTGGTATCGCGGGTGCAGTCATAGGTGGCTGGATTTCTTCCATGCTGGGCTACGGAACAGTGGATGGTTTCAATATCGGAAGTCTTTTTATAGCGATTTTGGGGGCGGTAATTCTGCTCTTTATTTATAGAAAGTTTAGCACGAGGTCTTAA
- a CDS encoding GH3 auxin-responsive promoter family protein, whose product MKLVNDMTVWFLKRRFERIEQFMKNPIETQERVFSELIETARYTEWGSKYNYGQIRNVKEFQDQVPVSTYEEIYPYIERVLRGEPNVMWPSQIDWFSKSSGTTNARSKFLPVSPEALEECHYEGGKDMMTLLINNRPDTRVFDGKGLSIGGTLHANPFDDYTQIGDVSAVIMQNLPSWAEFMRTPPLDVALMDHWESKLEKMASICSQEDVTSILGVPTWTIVLLDQILELTGKKNMLEVWPNFEVFVHGAVSFEPYRDLFMTKYFPSDQVLYLETYSASEGFFAIQDDVNRVGEMLLMLDYGIFYEFVPVEEVGKPHPKALLLDEVEIGKNYALVISTNAGLWRYLIGDTVKFTSTYPFRLKVSGRTKHFINAFGEEVIVENADYAVKIATQKTDSLVANYTAGPVYMGDGSRGRHEWIIEFTKEPDDREHFIALLDEALREVNSDYDAKRYKDMALLMPKVHFVPSGTFYAWMGKLHKLGGQNKVPRLSNSREYLDDLLASL is encoded by the coding sequence ATGAAGCTGGTTAACGATATGACTGTCTGGTTTTTGAAGCGACGCTTCGAAAGGATCGAGCAGTTTATGAAAAACCCGATTGAAACCCAGGAGCGCGTTTTTTCTGAATTAATTGAAACCGCGCGTTATACGGAATGGGGGAGTAAATACAATTATGGCCAGATCCGGAATGTCAAAGAGTTCCAGGACCAGGTGCCCGTTTCAACTTACGAAGAAATTTATCCCTATATTGAACGCGTCCTGCGGGGTGAGCCGAATGTGATGTGGCCGTCGCAGATCGACTGGTTCTCAAAGTCTTCCGGGACTACCAATGCAAGAAGCAAGTTCCTGCCCGTTTCGCCCGAAGCGTTGGAAGAATGCCATTACGAAGGCGGTAAGGATATGATGACATTGCTCATCAATAACCGGCCTGATACGCGGGTTTTTGATGGTAAAGGTTTGTCGATAGGGGGCACATTGCATGCCAATCCATTTGATGACTATACCCAAATTGGCGACGTTTCGGCGGTTATTATGCAAAATCTGCCTTCCTGGGCCGAGTTTATGCGAACGCCACCACTGGATGTTGCCTTAATGGATCATTGGGAAAGCAAATTGGAAAAAATGGCGTCTATATGCTCGCAGGAGGATGTAACAAGCATTCTCGGTGTTCCAACGTGGACCATTGTGCTGCTGGACCAGATTCTCGAACTGACGGGCAAGAAAAATATGCTTGAAGTGTGGCCCAATTTCGAGGTTTTCGTCCATGGCGCGGTTTCTTTTGAGCCATACAGGGATCTCTTTATGACCAAATATTTCCCTTCCGACCAAGTGTTATATCTCGAAACTTACAGCGCTTCCGAAGGGTTTTTTGCCATCCAGGACGACGTAAATCGCGTTGGAGAAATGCTGTTAATGCTGGATTATGGCATTTTTTATGAGTTCGTTCCCGTGGAAGAAGTCGGTAAGCCGCATCCGAAGGCGTTGCTTTTGGATGAGGTTGAGATTGGTAAAAATTACGCGCTGGTTATTTCTACAAATGCCGGCTTATGGCGCTATCTGATTGGGGACACGGTGAAATTTACTTCAACTTATCCATTCAGGTTAAAAGTAAGTGGCCGGACGAAGCATTTTATCAATGCATTTGGTGAGGAGGTGATTGTGGAGAATGCGGATTATGCAGTTAAAATAGCAACTCAAAAAACCGATTCGCTGGTGGCGAATTACACAGCCGGGCCTGTTTACATGGGCGACGGCTCGCGCGGAAGGCACGAGTGGATCATTGAATTTACCAAAGAGCCCGACGACCGCGAACATTTCATCGCCTTGCTCGACGAAGCGTTGCGCGAAGTTAATTCGGATTACGACGCCAAACGATACAAAGATATGGCGCTGCTGATGCCCAAAGTCCATTTTGTTCCATCGGGCACATTCTATGCCTGGATGGGAAAACTCCACAAGCTGGGCGGACAAAACAAAGTTCCAAGACTAAGCAACAGCCGGGAATATCTGGATGATCTGCTGGCAAGTTTATAG
- a CDS encoding AAA family ATPase, with product MIPIYLKIKGLYSYQTEQEIHFNALTDASLFGIFGAVGSGKSSILEAITFALYGDTERLNSKGDDRTYNMMNLRSDELAIDFECIAGKNGDRYRFTVRGKRNSKNFKDVKTFDRRGYVWQDENWVPLPENENAETIIGLSYDNFRRTIIIPQGRFQEFIELRDADRTRMMKELFQLEKYDLSRNVGSLTKQNDLAMSNVDGQLTGVGEVTGEMVAAEEKRRDEVRLEIQKVSEELRIQTELETAFQKLKLTAEKVRLLQTQLQTLEAERPVMLEREVMLKIFETCSIHFKSILDQKNTLNAGIARDQKIVENNKIRLDELTKLAEKQQELLTRLQPQYEKREELLDTADELEKIIQIIDNRVSAEKRKEALTRGNEQLKEKEASITRLTKQKQEKESENEQRKNALSDIQEISEIKAWFTTCDALIEKRQSVKTEAETLQADITAQQQMLIAKIDDINAKFQLNLAENATLEAFQQSIQTFLTHSEAETRDKNRELLSLHTKLALHRYAGAIVDGEPCPLCGSEHHPAVLHADHAVSENIIVAEGVLATLAAQEKAIRTSQAPVERIYNQIDNLEKLKATIKQRWTDAKVQIEAHEKLFVWNKFDKNDRAGFEKHFTEITKNQSEIKEADAAIKALSLKIETENLEKTEKIEKPLQSLKDEILRFENTVLTLAGQLQKVNLREFEDQPKAAILEKITAFKSSYKEITSLFEKSEKDLDEVQKEKDVLSGAQQTLKTTLDSSQRDLAELQITVEAQLRAFNFESDDQVKSILQKPIQIESERKAIETFKYALDTTSRDLDNLLKENTEQQYDPEQHETVIKAKETLTENLNAFRKEEGGLDRLLKKMAEDLAKKAALLTEKARLQLRKEHLDDLTKLFRSSGFVDYASSIYLQNLIQAANHRFHQMTHQQLHLELGEGNSFWVRDLLNGGHLRLLKTLSGGQKFQAALSLALALADHIHVRNGSKHNFFFLDEGFGSLDKNALQTVFETLKSLRKENRIVGIISHVEDLQQEIQTYLSIQETEEGSRIMPSWK from the coding sequence ATGATCCCTATTTATCTCAAAATCAAAGGTCTGTATTCCTACCAGACCGAGCAGGAAATCCATTTTAATGCGTTAACGGACGCATCATTGTTCGGGATTTTTGGCGCGGTAGGAAGCGGAAAATCATCCATACTTGAAGCAATCACATTCGCCTTGTACGGGGACACCGAGCGGCTCAATAGCAAGGGCGACGACCGCACGTACAACATGATGAACCTCCGTTCTGATGAGTTAGCCATTGATTTTGAATGCATTGCAGGGAAAAATGGAGATCGTTACCGTTTCACCGTTCGGGGAAAACGGAATAGTAAAAATTTCAAAGACGTAAAAACCTTCGACCGTCGCGGCTATGTGTGGCAGGACGAAAACTGGGTGCCGCTTCCGGAAAATGAGAATGCAGAAACGATCATTGGCCTGAGCTATGACAATTTTCGGCGCACAATCATTATTCCCCAGGGCCGTTTCCAGGAATTCATCGAGCTGCGCGACGCCGACCGGACGCGGATGATGAAAGAGCTTTTCCAGCTCGAAAAATATGATTTGAGCCGGAATGTAGGTTCATTAACCAAGCAAAATGACCTCGCCATGTCCAATGTGGACGGCCAGCTGACAGGCGTAGGCGAAGTGACGGGCGAAATGGTGGCAGCGGAAGAAAAGCGTCGGGACGAAGTCAGGCTTGAAATCCAGAAAGTAAGCGAAGAACTACGCATCCAAACCGAACTGGAAACGGCATTTCAAAAACTGAAATTGACCGCTGAAAAAGTTAGGTTGCTGCAAACGCAGCTGCAAACATTAGAAGCCGAGCGTCCGGTTATGCTGGAACGGGAGGTAATGTTGAAGATCTTCGAAACGTGCTCTATTCATTTCAAATCCATTTTAGATCAAAAAAATACATTGAATGCGGGTATTGCCCGGGATCAGAAAATAGTTGAAAACAACAAAATACGCCTGGACGAGCTCACAAAGCTGGCCGAAAAACAACAGGAGTTACTAACCCGCCTGCAACCGCAATACGAAAAACGTGAAGAACTGCTTGATACGGCGGATGAGCTGGAGAAGATCATTCAAATCATTGATAACAGGGTTTCTGCGGAAAAAAGGAAAGAAGCGTTAACGCGTGGAAATGAGCAACTGAAAGAAAAAGAAGCATCCATAACCCGCTTAACCAAACAAAAGCAGGAAAAGGAATCTGAAAATGAGCAACGTAAAAATGCCCTTTCGGACATTCAGGAAATCAGTGAGATCAAGGCCTGGTTCACGACTTGCGATGCATTAATTGAAAAGCGGCAATCCGTAAAAACCGAGGCGGAAACATTGCAGGCGGACATTACTGCCCAGCAACAAATGTTAATTGCGAAAATCGACGACATTAATGCCAAATTCCAGCTTAATCTTGCTGAAAATGCTACACTAGAAGCTTTTCAGCAGTCTATCCAAACATTTTTAACCCACTCAGAAGCAGAAACGAGGGATAAAAACCGGGAGCTGCTTTCGCTTCATACCAAACTCGCATTGCATCGATATGCAGGCGCGATTGTGGACGGCGAACCTTGTCCACTGTGCGGATCGGAGCATCATCCGGCTGTTTTGCATGCGGATCATGCTGTTAGCGAGAACATTATAGTTGCGGAAGGCGTACTTGCAACATTAGCCGCGCAGGAAAAAGCCATCCGTACATCCCAGGCGCCGGTTGAAAGAATTTACAATCAAATCGACAATCTCGAAAAGCTGAAAGCGACCATTAAGCAGCGCTGGACGGACGCAAAAGTGCAGATTGAAGCACATGAGAAGCTTTTTGTTTGGAATAAATTTGATAAAAATGATCGTGCGGGTTTTGAAAAGCATTTTACAGAGATTACTAAAAATCAGTCTGAAATAAAGGAGGCGGACGCGGCGATTAAGGCTTTGTCTTTGAAAATTGAAACGGAGAATCTTGAAAAAACGGAGAAGATTGAGAAGCCGTTGCAAAGTTTGAAAGATGAAATCCTGCGCTTTGAAAACACAGTTCTAACATTGGCAGGCCAACTTCAAAAGGTCAATTTGCGCGAATTTGAAGATCAACCGAAAGCAGCAATTTTAGAAAAAATTACAGCCTTCAAAAGCAGTTATAAAGAAATTACCAGCCTGTTTGAAAAATCAGAAAAGGATCTTGATGAAGTGCAGAAAGAAAAAGATGTGCTCTCCGGTGCCCAGCAGACATTAAAAACAACATTGGATTCCAGTCAGCGCGACCTCGCTGAATTGCAAATCACTGTGGAGGCGCAGTTAAGAGCATTCAATTTTGAATCCGACGATCAGGTGAAATCGATTTTGCAAAAGCCTATTCAGATTGAGTCCGAAAGAAAGGCGATTGAGACATTTAAATATGCTCTGGATACGACTTCACGGGATCTGGACAATCTTTTAAAGGAAAATACGGAGCAGCAATACGATCCTGAGCAGCACGAAACGGTCATTAAGGCAAAAGAAACATTAACTGAAAACCTCAATGCATTCCGTAAAGAAGAAGGCGGATTAGACCGGCTACTGAAAAAAATGGCCGAAGATCTGGCTAAAAAAGCAGCATTACTAACTGAAAAAGCCCGTTTGCAATTACGAAAAGAACATCTGGACGATCTTACCAAGCTGTTCCGTTCCAGCGGTTTTGTGGATTATGCATCCAGCATTTACCTCCAAAATCTCATCCAGGCCGCCAACCATCGCTTCCATCAAATGACGCATCAGCAGCTGCATCTGGAATTGGGCGAAGGCAACAGTTTTTGGGTCCGCGATTTGCTCAACGGCGGACATCTGCGCTTGCTGAAAACATTATCAGGCGGCCAGAAATTTCAGGCCGCGCTGTCATTAGCATTAGCCCTTGCCGATCACATTCACGTCAGGAACGGTTCGAAGCATAATTTCTTCTTCCTGGATGAAGGCTTTGGCTCGTTGGATAAAAATGCATTGCAAACTGTTTTTGAAACCCTGAAATCGTTGCGGAAGGAGAATCGGATAGTTGGCATCATCAGCCATGTGGAAGACCTGCAACAGGAGATTCAAACGTATCTGAGCATTCAAGAGACCGAGGAAGGAAGCCGGATTATGCCCAGTTGGAAGTGA